The Desulfatiglans sp. genome includes the window CGGCCTTTATTAAACAATTTTTTAGGATACTATCCTTTCACAGACGAGGTCTCCTACCCCTGCTGTGCTGTAACCCATCTTGCCTGCATCCATGCTCTTCATCTTGTTTGCGGTGACATACTTTACCGCCTCTTCTATCTTGTCTGCTGCTGCCTGTTCACCAAGGGTCTCAAGCATCATGCCTGCGGCACATATGGCAGCAAGGGGGTTTATTACGCCAAGTCCGGTATACTTGGGTGCAGAACCACCAATAGGTTCAAACATGCTTACACCTTCAGGGTTGATGTTACCGCCTGCAGCAAGCCCCATGCCCCCCTGTGTAATTGCGCCAAGGTCAGTGATGATATCACCGAACATATTGCCTGTTACAAGCACATCAAACCATTCAGGACTTTTTACCATCCACATGCATGTGGCATCAACATGAAAGTATTCCCTTTTAATGTCAGGGTAATCTTTTGCGCCCATCTCATGGAAGGCCCTGTCCCACAGGTCATAAACATAGGTAAGCACATTTGTCTTGCCAACAAGGGCGAGTGTGTTGTGTTCACCCTTACCCTGCGCCTTTTTACCATATTTACGTGTATATTCAAATGCGTACCTGAGGCACCTGTCCACCTGGTGCCTTGAGTATACTGCCGTCTGTATTGCCAC containing:
- a CDS encoding 3-isopropylmalate dehydrogenase — translated: MYKIAVIPGDGTGPEVIAEALKALKTASQKYGFKYETTSYDFGGQRYLKTGETLTDKDIEELKKYNAILLGAIGHPDVPPGILEKGVLLKARFGLDQYINLRPVRLYPGVETPLKNKGPKEIDYCVIRENTGDQYTGAGGFTMKGTPHEVAIQTAVYSRHQVDRCLRYAFEYTRKYGKKAQGKGEHNTLALVGKTNVLTYVYDLWDRAFHEMGAKDYPDIKREYFHVDATCMWMVKSPEWFDVLVTGNMFGDIITDLGAITQGGMGLAAGGNINPEGVSMFEPIGGSAPKYTGLGVINPLAAICAAGMMLETLGEQAAADKIEEAVKYVTANKMKSMDAGKMGYSTAGVGDLVCERIVS